Within Xanthomonas theicola, the genomic segment CTGCAGCACCTGCGCGCGCTCGCGCAAGGTATCGCTGGAATTCCACCAACGCGCTGTTTTGCCGGTTCACCGCCTCCAGGTCGGTGACCGCGCGGCTCAACTCCTGCAACCCCGCCGATTGGACCTGCGCCGCCGCCGCTTCCTGCGACAGCGCGGCGACGCGCTCGTTGAACCTGTTGATGGCATCGAGCCAGTCGCCGGTCGCACCCACCAGGCCGGTGCCTTCGGCAACGCGCTGGTTGGATTCGCCGATCAGGTTGCGAATGTCCTTGGCCGAGGTCGCGGTGCGCCAAATTGCGCACCTCTCCGGCAACCACCGCAAATCCGCGGCCGTAGTCTCCGGCACGCGCCGCCTCCACCGCCGCGTTCAGGGCCAGCAGGTTGGTCTGGAAGGCCACCGAGTCGATCAGCCCGATGATGTCGCCGATCTGCTTGCTCGAGCTGTTGATCTGCGTCATCGACTGGCCGGCCTTGCCCACCACCTCGGCACCATCGCGCCAACTGAGCAAGGCGCTGTGGGTGAGCTCGCTGGTCTGCCGACTGTTCTCGGCCGATTGCCGGGACGATTCGAGCAGGCCGGTGATGCTCGCCGTACGCTGCTCCAGCGCCGCTGCCTGGCGTTCGGTGCGTACCGAGAGATCGGCGTTGCCGGCCGCGATCTCGTTGACCCCCCAGGCCGACGTCGGCGGCGGTCTCGGCCACCTCGGCGATCACCCGCGACAGGCTGTCGAGCGAGGCGTTGAGGCTCTGCGCCAGCTCGCGCAACGTGCCCGCGTCGTTGCCGCGCATACGCCGGGTGAGATCGCCCTGAGCCAGCGCGCCGGTGGTGGCGCTGATGTCGCCGAACGCCTGCTCGAGCGCATCCAGCGATTGGTAGACCGCCTGCTTGAGCGCGCCCAGGTCGCCCGGCAACGCCATATCGATGCGATGGCTGAAGTCGCCCTCGGCGGTGGCCGACAGGCTGAGCTCGAGTTCGTCCAGCGAGCACTGCAGCAGGCTCATCGCGCGATTCGCCTTGCACGTCCGGGCTCATGCGTGCGGCGAAATCGCCCGCCGACAGCCGCGTCCATGACTGCATCCAGCGCATCCATCGTGCGCTGCACGCTGGCGGCGCTGTCGTTGACGCCGCGCTTGAGGTCGGCCAGGTCGCCTGGCAGGTCGGCTTCGACGCGCTGAGTGAAATCGCCGCGCCCCACCGCCGACAGCACGCGGTTGCTCTCGCCGATGTCCCACTGCGCCTTCAGCGCCAACGAGCGATGGAAATCCCAGCGAACGCCCAGCGACTTGGTGCTCTGGCGCTGGTCGTTGACGAGCGACGCGGCGCGGGTTGGATCCTGCTTCGAATAACCGACAAACGGCTGGAACTGGCCAAGGCGGTAGCCGCCCAACACGTACCAGCCATCGTTAT encodes:
- a CDS encoding methyl-accepting chemotaxis protein, whose product is MTQINSSSKQIGDIIGLIDSVAFQTNLLALNAAVEAARAGDYGRGFAVVAGEVRNLAHRDLGQGHSQPDRRIQPARCRRHRPGGCDRRLARCHQQVQRARRRAVAGSGGGAGPIGGVAGVEPRGHRPGGGEPAKQRVGGIPAIPCASARRCCRRRSRGFACRPRRRCARCLRKPRRPAPARGIAPGHSVAPPRGVSSPLCIRRIWRDSA